The proteins below come from a single Jaculus jaculus isolate mJacJac1 chromosome X, mJacJac1.mat.Y.cur, whole genome shotgun sequence genomic window:
- the LOC101615869 gene encoding ubiquitin-conjugating enzyme E2 Q2-like isoform X3: MSGSGLKAELEFLASIFDKDHELLRIVSWKLDELQCQFVVPQAAPQGSPHSPPPPPPPPPLTLHCTITESYPASPPIWFVDSDDPQLTSVLERLEETGTNVPVRQKATIEEVPSDEEEEDLAEGLEDLDHYELKDEEAVTERKLEDEGIEKEHLAILEKLRKSQRQDHLNGTVSGSVHASNRLMKELREIYRSQSYKSGIYSVELIDDSLYDWHVKLQKVDLDSPLHGDLQILKQKEGIEYILLNFSFKDSFPFDPPFVRVELPVLSGGYVLGGGALCMELLTKHGWSSAYSLESVIMQINATLVKGKARVKFGADKNQYNLETAQQSYNSVVRMHEKRGWFTPPKEDG, encoded by the exons ATGTCGGGATCAGGGCTGAAAGCCGAGCTCGAGTTCCTGGCGTCCATCTTCGACAAGGACCACGAGCTGCTGCGCATCGTGAGTTGGAAGCTGGACGAGCTGCAGTGCCAGTTCGTGGTGCCGCAGGCGGCGCCGCAGGGCAGCCCGcactcgccgccgccgccgccgccgccgccgcctctcaCGCTGCACTGCACCATCACCGAGTCCTACCCGGCTTCTCCACCAATATGGTTCGTGGACTCTGATGACCCGCAGCTGACATCGGTTCTGGAACGCCTGGAAGAGACTGGGACTAACG TGCCCGTCCGCCAGAAGGCCACCATCGAAGAAGTGCCTTCAGACGAGGAAGAGGAAGACCTGGCTGAGGGTCTGGAAGACTTGGATCACTATGAGCTGAAGGACGAAGAGGCTGTTACGGAGAGAAAGCTGGAGGATGAAGGAATTGAGAAAGAACACTTGGCAATACTAGAGAAACTTAGAAAGAGTCAAAGGCAAGACCATTTAAATGGCACTGTGTCTGGGTCAGTGCATGCTTCAAATAGGCTCATGAAGGAGCTCAGAGAGATCTACAGATCACAGAGTTACAAATCAGGGATTTACTCAGTGGAACTCATCGACGACAGCTTATATGACTGGCATGTTAAACTGCAGAAGGTCGATCTTGATAGTCCTTTGCACGGTGACCTTCAgatcttaaaacaaaaagaaggcatAGAGTACATTTTGCTCAACTTCTCCTTTAAGGATAGCTTTCCATTTGATCCTCCGTTTGTTCGAGTGGAGTTGCCTGTTCTCTCAGGAGGGTATGTGTTGGGTGGAGGAGCATTATGCATGGAACTGCTCACAAAACATGGCTGGAGCAGTGCCTACTCACTGGAATCCGTCATCATGCAAATAAATGCTACCTTAGTTAAAGGCAAAGCCAGGGTCAAGTTCGGAGCTGATAAGAACCAATACAATCTAGAAACAGCCCAACAATCCTATAATTCTGTTGTACGGATGCATGAGAAAAGAGGCTGGTTCACTCCGCCCAAAGAAGATGGGTAA
- the LOC101615869 gene encoding ubiquitin-conjugating enzyme E2 Q2-like isoform X2: MSGSGLKAELEFLASIFDKDHELLRIVSWKLDELQCQFVVPQAAPQGSPHSPPPPPPPPPLTLHCTITESYPASPPIWFVDSDDPQLTSVLERLEETGTNGSLLPVRQKATIEEVPSDEEEEDLAEGLEDLDHYELKDEEAVTERKLEDEGIEKEHLAILEKLRKSQRQDHLNGTVSGSVHASNRLMKELREIYRSQSYKSGIYSVELIDDSLYDWHVKLQKVDLDSPLHGDLQILKQKEGIEYILLNFSFKDSFPFDPPFVRVELPVLSGGYVLGGGALCMELLTKHGWSSAYSLESVIMQINATLVKGKARVKFGADKNQYNLETAQQSYNSVVRMHEKRGWFTPPKEDG, translated from the exons ATGTCGGGATCAGGGCTGAAAGCCGAGCTCGAGTTCCTGGCGTCCATCTTCGACAAGGACCACGAGCTGCTGCGCATCGTGAGTTGGAAGCTGGACGAGCTGCAGTGCCAGTTCGTGGTGCCGCAGGCGGCGCCGCAGGGCAGCCCGcactcgccgccgccgccgccgccgccgccgcctctcaCGCTGCACTGCACCATCACCGAGTCCTACCCGGCTTCTCCACCAATATGGTTCGTGGACTCTGATGACCCGCAGCTGACATCGGTTCTGGAACGCCTGGAAGAGACTGGGACTAACGGTTCTCTCC TGCCCGTCCGCCAGAAGGCCACCATCGAAGAAGTGCCTTCAGACGAGGAAGAGGAAGACCTGGCTGAGGGTCTGGAAGACTTGGATCACTATGAGCTGAAGGACGAAGAGGCTGTTACGGAGAGAAAGCTGGAGGATGAAGGAATTGAGAAAGAACACTTGGCAATACTAGAGAAACTTAGAAAGAGTCAAAGGCAAGACCATTTAAATGGCACTGTGTCTGGGTCAGTGCATGCTTCAAATAGGCTCATGAAGGAGCTCAGAGAGATCTACAGATCACAGAGTTACAAATCAGGGATTTACTCAGTGGAACTCATCGACGACAGCTTATATGACTGGCATGTTAAACTGCAGAAGGTCGATCTTGATAGTCCTTTGCACGGTGACCTTCAgatcttaaaacaaaaagaaggcatAGAGTACATTTTGCTCAACTTCTCCTTTAAGGATAGCTTTCCATTTGATCCTCCGTTTGTTCGAGTGGAGTTGCCTGTTCTCTCAGGAGGGTATGTGTTGGGTGGAGGAGCATTATGCATGGAACTGCTCACAAAACATGGCTGGAGCAGTGCCTACTCACTGGAATCCGTCATCATGCAAATAAATGCTACCTTAGTTAAAGGCAAAGCCAGGGTCAAGTTCGGAGCTGATAAGAACCAATACAATCTAGAAACAGCCCAACAATCCTATAATTCTGTTGTACGGATGCATGAGAAAAGAGGCTGGTTCACTCCGCCCAAAGAAGATGGGTAA
- the LOC101615869 gene encoding ubiquitin-conjugating enzyme E2 Q2-like isoform X1, which translates to MSGSGLKAELEFLASIFDKDHELLRIVSWKLDELQCQFVVPQAAPQGSPHSPPPPPPPPPLTLHCTITESYPASPPIWFVDSDDPQLTSVLERLEETGTNGSLRQQLKWLIRELCSLYNLPKHLDVEMLEQPVPVRQKATIEEVPSDEEEEDLAEGLEDLDHYELKDEEAVTERKLEDEGIEKEHLAILEKLRKSQRQDHLNGTVSGSVHASNRLMKELREIYRSQSYKSGIYSVELIDDSLYDWHVKLQKVDLDSPLHGDLQILKQKEGIEYILLNFSFKDSFPFDPPFVRVELPVLSGGYVLGGGALCMELLTKHGWSSAYSLESVIMQINATLVKGKARVKFGADKNQYNLETAQQSYNSVVRMHEKRGWFTPPKEDG; encoded by the coding sequence ATGTCGGGATCAGGGCTGAAAGCCGAGCTCGAGTTCCTGGCGTCCATCTTCGACAAGGACCACGAGCTGCTGCGCATCGTGAGTTGGAAGCTGGACGAGCTGCAGTGCCAGTTCGTGGTGCCGCAGGCGGCGCCGCAGGGCAGCCCGcactcgccgccgccgccgccgccgccgccgcctctcaCGCTGCACTGCACCATCACCGAGTCCTACCCGGCTTCTCCACCAATATGGTTCGTGGACTCTGATGACCCGCAGCTGACATCGGTTCTGGAACGCCTGGAAGAGACTGGGACTAACGGTTCTCTCCGTCAGCAACTGAAGTGGTTGATCCGCGAACTCTGCAGCTTGTATAACCTGCCCAAACACCTGGATGTGGAGATGCTGGAGCAACCAGTGCCCGTCCGCCAGAAGGCCACCATCGAAGAAGTGCCTTCAGACGAGGAAGAGGAAGACCTGGCTGAGGGTCTGGAAGACTTGGATCACTATGAGCTGAAGGACGAAGAGGCTGTTACGGAGAGAAAGCTGGAGGATGAAGGAATTGAGAAAGAACACTTGGCAATACTAGAGAAACTTAGAAAGAGTCAAAGGCAAGACCATTTAAATGGCACTGTGTCTGGGTCAGTGCATGCTTCAAATAGGCTCATGAAGGAGCTCAGAGAGATCTACAGATCACAGAGTTACAAATCAGGGATTTACTCAGTGGAACTCATCGACGACAGCTTATATGACTGGCATGTTAAACTGCAGAAGGTCGATCTTGATAGTCCTTTGCACGGTGACCTTCAgatcttaaaacaaaaagaaggcatAGAGTACATTTTGCTCAACTTCTCCTTTAAGGATAGCTTTCCATTTGATCCTCCGTTTGTTCGAGTGGAGTTGCCTGTTCTCTCAGGAGGGTATGTGTTGGGTGGAGGAGCATTATGCATGGAACTGCTCACAAAACATGGCTGGAGCAGTGCCTACTCACTGGAATCCGTCATCATGCAAATAAATGCTACCTTAGTTAAAGGCAAAGCCAGGGTCAAGTTCGGAGCTGATAAGAACCAATACAATCTAGAAACAGCCCAACAATCCTATAATTCTGTTGTACGGATGCATGAGAAAAGAGGCTGGTTCACTCCGCCCAAAGAAGATGGGTAA